A window from Carassius gibelio isolate Cgi1373 ecotype wild population from Czech Republic chromosome B3, carGib1.2-hapl.c, whole genome shotgun sequence encodes these proteins:
- the LOC127953862 gene encoding MIF4G domain-containing protein B-like gives MENSSKEEYTIQSFDLETQKLLKTALKDPGSVDLEKVSNVIVDQSLKDLIFSREAGRICYTIVQAEAKQTNGNVFRRNLLNRLQQEFKAREEIRKRSTQEWVCLVSFICNVFDYLKVNNMPMMALVHPVYDCLFRLAQSDALKNEEEVDCLVLQLHRIGDQLEKMNLQLMDELFNLLRDGFLLQEDLSSMGRLLLLEILEFRAGGWTLDETAQKYYYSEVTD, from the exons ATGGAGAACTCCTCTAAAGAAGAGTACACGATCCAGTCGTTTGATTTGGAGACACAGAAACTCCTCAAAACTGCCTTGAAAG ATCCAGGTTCAGTTGACCTGGAAAAAGTGTCCAATGTAATAGTGGACCAGTCTCTGAAGGACCTGATCTTCAGCAGAGAGGCCGGACGCATCTGTTACACGATTGTCCAG GCAGAGGCCAAACAGACCAATGGGAATGTGTTTCGGCGTAACCTTCTGAACCGACTGCAGCAGGAATTCAAAGCCAGAGAAGAGATTCGGAAGAGATCCACTCAGGAGTGGGTTTGCCTTGTGTCCTTCATCTGCAACGTCTTTGACTACCTCAAG GTGAACAACATGCCCATGATGGCCCTGGTGCACCCCGTCTATGACTGTTTGTTCAGACTGGCCCAATCTGATGCCCTGAAGAACGAGGAGGAG gtgGACTGTCTGGTGTTACAGTTGCATCGTATTGGAGATCAGCTGGAGAAGATGAACCTGCAGCTCATGGATGAGCTGTTCAATCTCCTGAGGGATGGATTTCTCCTGCAGGAGGACCTGAGCTCCATGGGTCGCCTGCTCCTGCTCGAGATCCTTGAGTTTCGTGCAGGAGGCTGGACTCTCGACGAAACGGCTCAGAAATACTACTACAGCGAAGTGACAGACTGA
- the LOC127953585 gene encoding somatostatin receptor type 5: protein MATQGSMCNTSISDYANQSNEFNNTFHQLNGSSMAEEDSTKILAVIYLVVFVVGLTGNSLAIFVVLRYTKMKTVTNMYILNLAVADELYILGLPFLTAHNMLGYWPFGNFLCRILMWTDSISQFTSTFCLTVMSIDRYMAVVHPIRSARWRRPRVAKVINSMVWALSCLLTLPVIIYCDVQPELNTCNLSWPEPRDVWSTAFILYTAMLGFFFPLMVICLCYLLIVIKVKSASARAGLSKRGRSEKKVTRMVVIIVVVFVLCWLPFFIINILNLISTLPENSLMTGIYFLTVILTYVNSCANPLLYSFLSDNFKRSFQQVLCIHKVNGVSNGHPGREHLCRNQQNEAFFPPRSFDFNNHVQTYQSIGLKAEACDKLENHRPGPQPSSQSI from the coding sequence ATGGCAACCCAGGGGTCCATGTGCAACACCTCGATCTCAGACTACGCAAACCAGTCCAATGAATTCAATAATACTTTTCACCAACTGAATGGGAGCTCGATGGCCGAGGAGGACAGCACAAAGATTCTGGCCGTTATCTACCTCGTGGTGTTCGTTGTGGGTTTGACGGGCAACTCTCTGGCCATATTCGTGGTCCTGCGCTACACCAAAATGAAAACGGTCACAAACATGTACATTTTAAACCTGGCAGTGGCCGACGAGCTGTACATCCTGGGACTTCCATTTCTCACCGCCCACAACATGCTCGGTTACTGGCCCTTTGGCAACTTCCTCTGTCGTATTCTGATGTGGACAGACTCCATCAGTCAATTTACTAGCACATTCTGTCTGACAGTAATGAGCATTGATCGCTATATGGCTGTGGTGCATCCTATCCGCAGCGCACGGTGGCGGCGGCCCAGAGTTGCCAAGGTGATAAATAGCATGGTATGGGCACTGTCCTGTCTGCTAACGCTGCCAGTCATCATTTACTGTGACGTTCAGCCGGAGCTCAACACCTGCAACCTGAGCTGGCCCGAACCGCGTGATGTGTGGTCGACCGCTTTCATCCTCTACACCGCAATGCTAGGTTTCTTCTTCCCACTTATGGTTATCTGTCTTTGCTACCTGCTCATTGTAATCAAGGTAAAGTCAGCTAGTGCGCGAGCGGGACTCTCCAAACGCGGCAGGTCTGAGAAGAAAGTGACGAGAATGGTGGTGATCATCGTGGTGGTGTTTGTCCTGTGCTGGCTGCCGTTTTTCATCATCAACATCCTCAACCTGATCAGCACCCTCCCGGAGAACAGCCTCATGACCGGCATCTACTTTCTCACCGTCATCCTGACCTACGTCAACAGCTGCGCCAATCCTCTGCTCTACAGCTTTCTGTCGGACAACTTCAAGCGGAGCTTCCAGCAAGTGTTGTGCATCCACAAGGTCAACGGGGTCAGCAACGGTCACCCTGGTCGTGAGCACCTCTGCAGGAACCAACAGAACGAGGCCTTCTTCCCTCCAAGGAGCTTTGATTTCAACAACCATGTCCAGACCTATCAG